In Pochonia chlamydosporia 170 chromosome Unknown PCv3seq00008, whole genome shotgun sequence, the following proteins share a genomic window:
- a CDS encoding heterokaryon incompatibility protein (similar to Colletotrichum gloeosporioides Nara gc5 XP_007283029.1): MLEPFSYNPLADPTVEIRLLRVHHGSMVPHAAEEVQGFLPTQRSTETSTNSSSKGSISWTLTHVSIDDCPPYTALSYAWGDPTPLYPIVVNGRVLYLAKNIYEALQAISNHPGSPYLWVDAACIDQSDDAERSSQVLLMHRIYREAEHGLIWLGPPTDGLLNALRVLSQLGWDFWSLRKDDHNSICFEPTTPYFTLAQRFVQSVTDKTWLDIRELLSRPWWRRVWVIQEAILPEEASMMCGTLVVSWRNILEAIQFFSLLLLDTHLDLAAQAQEIAFAVGHFNLVNRYYLEASEESSPGLTLESLLDSIRYIKSGVIKATDNRDHMYGLMGLLKDKDRDAINVDYSKRTTLANINYDMSCILLGRNGPQVMSLCERSPMHQDGLPSWGFDCLDIGGTKGPALLGQIQFRKETNSPYNASSGTSWTPRKLSIPFKQPRLTLRALRQGRVQGLVQTVLPPQFTVDEFRDWLSELETKTRDIASGKVPEVETEYLLSLIWRLPIAGIALRNWKPPTHEEDVQLLRGFKILLGLVPKPENIGNDIERFREWFQEGVDLYMRSIKLLWHKAFVTSCGLPGLGPKDVLEDDVVAIFEGANNPFIIRERPGETFRIVGCCYILGLMRGEAMRPDVTFEDIVLI, translated from the coding sequence ATGTTAGAGCCGTTTTCATACAATCCCCTTGCCGATCCAACAGTCGAGATACGTCTCCTTCGCGTGCATCATGGATCTATGGTGCCTCATGCGGCCGAAGAAGTCCAAGGCTTCCTTCCAACGCAACGATCAACCGAGACTTCAACAAACTCGTCCTCTAAAGGCTCTATCTCTTGGACACTAACGCATGTGTCTATTGACGATTGCCCTCCTTACACGGCTCTGTCTTATGCCTGGGGCGATCCCACGCCTTTGTACCCAATTGTCGTCAACGGTAGGGTACTCTATCTTGCCAAGAACATTTATGAAGCCCTGCAGGCAATTTCAAACCACCCAGGATCGCCATACCTATGGGTCGATGCTGCGTGTATTGATCAGAGTGATGATGCAGAGCGGAGTAGTCAGGTCCTATTGATGCATCGAATCTATCGCGAGGCGGAACACGGACTCATCTGGCTTGGTCCTCCAACGGATGGGTTATTAAACGCACTGCGAGTTCTTTCTCAACTGGGCTGGGATTTCTGGTCGCTACGGAAGGACGATCATAATTCCATTTGTTTTGAACCTACAACGCCGTACTTTACTCTTGCCCAGAGGTTTGTGCAGAGCGTTACCGATAAGACATGGCTTGATATTAGAGAATTATTATCACGGCCGTGGTGGCGTAGAGTATGGGTTATTCAGGAAGCCATACTTCCAGAAGAGGCGTCCATGATGTGTGGTACTCTAGTCGTTTCCTGGCGTAATATTCTAGAAGCGATTCAGTTTTTTTCGCTGCTACTTCTCGACACTCACCTCGACCTAgcagcccaagcccaagagATTGCATTTGCAGTAGGGCACTTCAACTTGGTAAATCGGTATTATCTCGAAGCCTCCGAAGAGAGCTCACCAGGTCTGACTCTGGAAAGCCTGTTGGATTCCATCCGATATATTAAATCCGGCGTTATCAAAGCCACTGATAATCGAGATCACATGTATGGACTGATGGGTTTGCTGAAAGATAAAGACCGCGACGCCATCAATGTCGACTACTCCAAGAGAACTACACTGGCAAACATTAATTACGATATGTCCTGTATTCTGCTCGGTCGTAACGGCCCGCAAGTCATGTCCTTGTGCGAACGGTCTCCAATGCACCAAGATGGGCTTCCATCTTGGGGATTTGACTGCCTTGATATCGGCGGCACCAAGGGTCCAGCGTTGCTAGGACAAATTCAGTTTCGAAAAGAAACTAACTCGCCATACAATGCTTCCTCAGGTACTTCCTGGACACCACGCAAGTTAAGCATTCCGTTCAAACAGCCCAGGCTCACGTTGAGGGCGTTGAGACAGGGCAGAGTACAGGGGCTCGTCCAAACGGTATTACCGCCTCAATTTACAGTGGATGAGTTTAGAGACTGGCTATCTGAGCTGGAGACTAAAACGCGAGATATTGCTTCAGGCAAAGTTCCAGAAGTGGAAACAGAATATCTTCTTTCTCTCATCTGGCGTTTACCAATCGCTGGAATTGCACTGCGGAACTGGAAGCCCCCAACCCACGAGGAAGACGTTCAACTTCTGCGGGGTTTCAAAATTCTGCTTGGATTAGTTCCTAAGCCCGAAAATATTGGTAACGACATCGAGCGGTTTCGTGAGTGGTTTCAGGAAGGCGTCGACCTCTATATGCGTTCAATAAAACTCCTCTGGCATAAGGCTTTTGTAACTTCATGTGGTTTGCCAGGATTGGGGCCAAAAGACGTtttggaagatgatgttgtaGCCATATTTGAAGGGGCGAATAATCCCTTTATAATACGGGAGCGGCCTGGTGAAACGTTTCGCATTGTGGGATGTTGCTACATACTTGGTCTGATGAGGGGAGAGGCAATGCGTCCTGATGTCACATTCGAAGATATTGTCCTAATTTGA
- a CDS encoding F-box-like domain-containing protein → MEWENYMNEEWQGLKSLSETCRRLHTNAQPILFHSLRPRSDQNAFIRLIASRPDLGSWTRQISFSPLVTPFDDDDADDKHFQEQLANYI, encoded by the coding sequence ATGGAGTGGGAAAATTACATGAATGAGGAGTGGCAGGGCCTCAAATCACTCTCTGAGACTTGCCGGAGACTGCACACCAATGCGCAACCTATATTATTTCACTCACTACGTCCTCGAAGCGACCAAAATGCTTTTATTAGGCTCATAGCAAGCCGCCCCGACCTGGGAAGTTGGACACGGCAAATAAGCTTCAGTCCCCTTGTCACACCctttgatgacgatgatgcagATGATAAGCATTTTCAAGAACAGCTGGCGAATTACATCTGA